ctaaagatcagatatttttatatttgtctttAGTCTGGATTTTATTTCACTCaatagttttgattatagatcagttttaAAGTTCATAAAGATCAATTTGTTTATTGCCaaatccaaattaaaaaaactttagccTGACAAAGGTGTATGTAATTCCTACCATTTATAGATTAAAATGTCCCTTAATTACCTTCTTTTAAATCCAACTTCTGtgcaataaaacaatgatttcaacTTTTTGgaagttttattcaaaaaaaattgaaaactttattaaatcttCCATTTAAAAATGTCTTCCAAAAAGCGAACAGATTTTAGcaactaaaactaaatgttaaaaataaattttcttttacaagcATATctccaataataaaaaaactaacttaaatgttttatgttgtttttttttatatttaatttattaaattattaatgtaaataactgcaaaaaaattttatacagaaaaagaaaaataataataattaaattaaaatataataatttataattagaaaaaaatagaaagcaTAATTTGAATGTTAAAGaacaaaagttataaaaaaataaacagaaattcCCCAAAAGATAAAAACAGGATTTTAGTAAATTAGTATTAGaactgcaaataatatttatagttttggaGTTATCAacaaagaattttctttttttttcataaaagtgaTGACCACCAAACATGGCACTTTAAAGAGTAAAaataattggaaattttatttatttcttgaaCGATTAGTGGAGTGtagatttttgaaattttgttaaatgcaTTTCGGTaataaactttaacattttaaaaattaattgtaaaattattaagtacaaatttgtggaatattttttgttggtattttgGAAATGTTCACAATTGTTTAGGAATTATTGAAGATGTAGGTTATGTTTGTTTAatactattttctttttaaatataattttttatttactttttgttttgtttatttaaatatatttatttattaaattaaatagaaattttgtttgtcttttGTTTTAACGTTTCATTAAATGTTGGAAAACTTGGTTAAATCATCTTaagtttaaatatgtaaatatttatttatatagtatgtatgtatatgtataaataaaaactgattaCAAAATtatcagttttaatttcaaatttaaaaaaaaatacttggtttttttagattttctttaaaaaaaactacaaaaataactgtaaatatTTAACCCTCTCTTAGATGTGCTGAtctattaaactaaaaactactCAAAAGCCAATAAACTAAGACCTTCTTCCTTTTTGAAAGGATGCTAGAGAAACTTTTGCCAAAAAACATAGATAATAATTTAACATATAGCTGGTATTTAGCTGTAGCTTCTCTAAAAACATCCGTTTAAACAGGCCTATTAAAACAATATACTCTCTTCTACACTTTTTCTTCTACATCCTACACTCTGCTGActtcattttcttttacatttgtgtgagtgtgtgtgtgtgtgtttgattCTAAACTTGATTGATAGGAGTATATTGATGTACTTTAGGTTGTTTAGGCTCTTTGGGTGGCTTAATGTCTTCGGTAAGTTTTTGATAAACAATGGAATTTGTATGAGCCTGTAATAGTGACATACGATAACGTTCGCCACGCTTGCGCATAACCATCGATATGATTTTGGCAATAACTATGAGTAAAATAATCACACaagtaataattataataatgggCACTAAGAATTTGTAACCACTATAGTAAATGTGACCACGTTCAATAATATACTCCtcatcattgtcatcatcatcctcttcgtcgtcatcatcatcttcttcaTCGTTATCGCTATGCTCTAAATGTTTTTTACGATCGGCAATAAATTTATCTATTAATAAGAATATACATTAATATTAACAGTAATTGATTGTTTGTTGTACAGTTAAAAACTTACCCAATAAGAAACGATCATTGGTTTCTTTACTCAAATCGATCTCTTCCACACGTATGCCATGATCGATAATCTTCTTAGATATGTCAGCCTTCTTTTCATAGTCATCATAATCATCTTGATTATTATCAGCATtctcatcatcatcgtcgtcatcatcttcatcatacTCGGATTCATCATCATCTTTCTCCTCTTCGGCATTATTAATATCATCCTCATTCATCAAGATTTCATGGTGAGAATCCTTTAAAAtcttttgcaatttattattttccataatGTTCAATAAGTTCTTGGCATCTTCATCTAAATCCTTATCGGCTTTCTGTAAACGTTTCTCGAATTTATTGACGCCCATAGACTTTTTGTGTGTTAAATCTTCATGTTTGCAAACCTCATGAGCCAACGAAGCCCAACCGGCTTGACTTTGTATTTCAATCTGTTGACTATCGCCCAATTCCAAATTGGCCAAAGTGGGCATAGAGTGTGGCATCAATTGATGATTAAGGGAAACATAGCTTATAAAGTCCTGGAAGTCTTCGTTGCATTTTAAAGGATTGTGGCTGATGTCTAGACTTCTTAAGTTCTTGAAATTGCGCACATCATTAGAGTGTATTTTGTGGATTTGATTAGAGGAAGCattaaaggatttcaaagtttcaTAGAATTTGTATTTGCGTCCCACACCAAATTGGTTATCGGTCAAAAGGGTCTTCAATTCACAATCACTAACATCCAATTCACGCAATTTACTCAAGGGCAAGAATAGGCGTACGGAGAGTTTGTGTATGGGATTGCCAGCCAAATTCAATTTGGTCAAATCGTTGTTATTCATAAAGATCAATTCATCCAATTTGGCAATTAAGTTATTGCTCAAATCCAAatcaattaatttctttaaactagCAAAAGTATCTCTTTccaaattgttaatattattcCAGGCCAATTTCAAAGTGGCCAAATGAGGCATAGTAGAGAAGGTCTTGTGTCCCAAGGCGCCAATAGCACAATTGGATATATCCAAATAGTAAACAGTGAAATAACCATTATAACTGCGGAAACCATCGGTAGGCAATTGACTCAATCTGGGATTGTCATTCAATCTAATCACATCCAATTCAGAATTCTTAAAGAAGATCATGCTTGACACTTGATCCAATTCGTTAATGGACAAATCAATGTGTCTCAAATTCTTCAAAGTCATAAAGGAATCGGGTTGTATTTTGGTCAAACCATTGCctttcaaattcaaatttgttAGACCGGTCATCTTATCGAACATGCCTTGGTGCACAGTGTGTATTTGATTGAAACTTAAATCCAATTGTTGCAAATTGGAATTACCGAATTTCAAATCATTCGTAATGGAATTGTATTTCAAGTGTAAAATAGCCAATGCGGTACGATTGAAGATGGTGGGTGGTAAAGTTTTCAAAGAGTTATAGGAAAGATCTAATTCTTCAATAGTTTCCAATTTATCAAAGACACCTTCGGGGATTTTCTGTAAATTGTTTTGAGacaaattaatgtaaataatgtTGGTCAATTGGGAGAAGGCATTGGGATTAAGTTCCATTAAATTGTTGCGTGATAAATCCAATTCTTCAATGCTGGAAGACTACAaaggaaaacaagaaaaaaaggatGCTTAatgtaaaagtataaaatttttttaaaaatattctacctTCAACAAATAATGGACACTGGACATAACGCTCAAATCATTGCCAGATATGGTCAACAAACGCAATTTCTTGTTCTTGGCAAAAGTATCAGGATTGATAATGGCCAAACCAACGTTGGTGAAATTGACCGAGAATAATTCATCCAAACCATTAAAGGCATCCGGATGCAAATACTCAATGGTGCAGTTGGCAATCTTAATAGTGGAAACATGCTTCAAACCCAAGTCCACAAAGAAATTGGGACCCAGTAGAATAGGATACATAGGACCAACATCGGTTACAACCAAATCGGTAATATCTTTGCCGAATTTTTGGGTACCAGTATCAATGCGACTGCAATAGGCTACCAAATAACTATTGACATTACGTTCGCAAGTACAATAACGTGGACAGGGTACATCCTCACTAAACACAACTTCTTCTTCATCCTTGATGTCATTGTCATTCTCAAATTCATCATCGTCCTCATCATCataatcgtcatcatcatcttcatcgtcTTCATTGACAGTGTTGTCATCATGGAATTCAATATTATTCGATTCCTTATTGTCCTCAACAGGCGCTTTAGCAGTGGAAGTCTAAAAAGgtattccattaaaaaaaaacaatctttttaatttaaaatttttctctccAATTACCTTGATATCTTCCTTAATGGGTTTCATTTCAATTGGTTTCTTGGCCAATTTGTCCTTGTTTTTCGCTTTCTTATTGGCTGCTGTTGCAGTTTGATCATAATTCATATCGTAATCATAATCATCGTAATTATCATAATCATCATCGTAAGAATCATCAACAGGCTCTGCTGTAGTGCTAGcagttgaatttaattttttagccaaTAACTGTTTgaatctaaaaaataattttgattaaaattaaaaatattttcaaaaattttaatgttaataaagCATTAATATACCTTTCATCCTTGGACAAGGCTTCGGAATGCTTTGAAGCTTCCATCAAATCGTTTAACATATTGTCACTAAGAGTTTTTTGCGTACTGCTGCCCATAGCATTACGACTCTTTTCACTTGTTGTTGTGGGCAAGGGTGTTTCCTTTACTTTCGGCGTTGAAATTCTTAcatgtttttcttcttctacaGCAGTCAAATCATCGTCGAGGTCCAATTGATTGTCCGGTATATCATCGTGTACAATTTTAAGAGGATTGATCGAACTGGATAGTGCTAACTGAAAAACCCCTATGGAGAGGAGTAACAGTAGCACCAGTCTTGACTGGCGTGACATAGTGGGGTGTTTTGAAATCtgaaaaaaagtagaaacatgaaatttttgttagagATTATTTGTTGTAGACTTTGTTATAAGttgcatttattttgttttgttttacaatctacactctcgactatagtctagtctatagtaaagtctatagtctagtctatagtctagtctatagtctagtctatagtctagtctatagtctagtctatagtcaagtctgtagtctagtctatagtcaagtctgtagtctagtctatagtctagtctatagtcaagtctatagtctagtctatagtctagtctatagtcaagtctatagtctagtctatagtctagtctatagtcaagtctatagtctagtatatagtctagactatagtctagtctatagtctagtctatagtctagtctatagtctagtctatagtctagtctatagtctagtctatagtctagtctatagtctagtctatagtctagtctatagtctagtctatagtctagtctatagtctagactatagtctaatctatagtctagtctatagtctagactatagtctagtctatagtctagtctatagtctagtctatagtctagcctatagtctagtctatagtctagcctatagtctagtctgtagtctagcctatagtctagtctgtagtctagcctatagtctagtctgtagtctagcctatagtctagtctgtagtctagcctatagtctagtctgtagtctagcctatagtctagtctgtaggctagcctatagtctagtctatagtctagtctatagtatagtctatagtctagtctatagtgtaggctatagtctagactatagtgtaggctatagtctagactatagtctattttgtaGTCGATACTCTAGTTGCGCTATAGTGTTAATTATTGATTGTTGATTATTGCATTACGAAGTCGAAATCGCTTTTGGACTAGGATTCCACTTAGGAATTCCGAAATAGAACTACAACCACCTCCAGTTTACACTGATGGCTCTAAGTGGAGTGAAAAAGTGGGTGGTAGTTCATTCTTGAAGGATTTGGTAATCATCCTTCAGTCTATCTACCtacagttttgtttttcaagCAGAAATATCTTCTATCGAACGAGCAGCGAATTGGCTATGGTACAATGACTTATCGGgagatatatttatgtatatatactgACAGCAAAGGTGCTATCAAAAATTTAGTGTCCTCAAGACATCTATGTAAACCAAAGAATGTCGGGTATCTCTAAACGAGATAGCGAGACATTCTAGGATCACGTAATATCAGTCCCTAGTCACTATAAATGTCAGGGTAACTGTATAACTAATGAATTAGCAATAAACGGCGCGATGTTGTATGAGAAAGAAATCGACGCTTCTCAGTATCTATTTGGCCTCTATATAATGCTCTTAGATCAAGATTGCACATAAGCTGACGATGAGAGCATTTAAGAACGTGTCCCGTATTAGTAATTACAGGATAGTGTGTCATCGGTACTCACACTAGTATATTATGCCTTTTATATAATGACTAGTTAAAGTGTCTTATTGAGAGCAGGGGGCATCACTTTGGTGATCTCTTCTTGTCATGTATAGAGAAGCTTTCTGGGATAGGTCTGAGGAATATCCTATGATATATGTGAACTGCTTTTGTAGCAGCTGCCTTAGATACCTAACCTAAGCATAAACTAagttcttgactatagaccggtTTATAATAACTACTGTATAATAGATTGTTTTCGAGAGTGCGATcgtatacagtttttttttttactctcaACTACATACCCTTCTATACTCTCGACAAAAATTGTTCTATAATCTCGACAAGAGGTCGAAACCTAACGTTTTACTCCAACCTTTACTAAcgtttttccaacaaaaataccaaaaatgtataaatagcTATAGCAAAAGTAACTCATTTAATTTTAtctcaaataaataataataaaaaatgttatcttTAAACGTTGATaagatataaaaaacaattatacagaaaaatactaaatactattaCCGTGAGTAGTAGAAGTAAATGTTGACAACATTAAAGAAACTctattggttataaaaatattccacttaattaataaaacaattgaatGAATAAGAACATTTCGAATATTCAATACAAATATGCGTGATAAGTGGGGAAAAAAATTGATGAACGAGTGGAGGAAAAAGGGATCAgatttcaagtaaaatttacaaatatatactAAAGAAGATCAAGTGACTGTTTAGTAATGGAGCACTAATTACAAGTAAATGATAAGTTTGGAAACTAAGAACTTTTTTAACCAGCCAATGATGTTGAGAATGATTGCTTTACTTAGAGAGCTTTGCACTAAAAGCAACTCTATAGAAAGAGTTAACTGATCAGTTAGACTAAAAGATCAAAATTGAATTCCGTTACACATACTTATTTCAGGCTGCTTATAAGGAGATCAGTTTTAACATAAAGATCATTTGGATTTGTTTAAGCAAATATATAGGACAACGAACGTCCAACACAAGATCACGAAGTTTACCGTTGTAGTCCCAAGGATACGATCATGTTTTAAACAAGATCAGTTTATAAAGGAAAGTATACCTTCGGATTTCGAATATTAAAGTCATGATTAGATTAGCTGCTTATAAGGAGAACGATCTTGCTTCGAACGAAATGGCAGATCAGTTTTAGCATAAAGATCatttagatttatttcaaacattttattatgatCAAGATCAAAAAGTTTACTGTTACGTTTTTAAAGatataaatgtcaaaattagATTCCGTTACGCATACTGATTTCAGGCTGCTTAGCATAAAGATCATTTGGATTTGTTTAACCAGATATATAGGAAAATATCCGAGACATAAGGATTTAGAAAACTGGCTTCAATCATTTTATTGTTATCAAGATCAAAAAGTTTACTGTTGAGTTTTTAAGAATACGATCATGTTTTAAACAAGATCAATTTAAACATAGAGCGGAATAGACTTTCGGGTTTCGAATATAAAAGTCAAATTAGATTCCATTTCGCATACTGATTTCAGGCTGCTTATATGGAGAACGATCTTGCTTCGAACGAAATGTCAGATCAGTTTTAACATAaagatcatttaaatttatttaagcaaatatataGGAAAACATCCGAGACATAAGGATTAAGAAAACTGGCTTTAAACTTTCTATTATGAGTGATCAAGAAGTTGACTGTTGCGTTTTTAAGAATACGATCATGTTTTACACAAGATCCGTTTAAACATAGAGCAGAATAGACTTTCGGATTTCgaatataaaagtaattttttaaataataacaaacattttccaACCGACATTTGTATAAACaagaatttaaacaatttatttaaaattgttaattatattttttttcattattt
The window above is part of the Lucilia cuprina isolate Lc7/37 chromosome 6, ASM2204524v1, whole genome shotgun sequence genome. Proteins encoded here:
- the LOC111685291 gene encoding uncharacterized protein LOC111685291, whose amino-acid sequence is MSRQSRLVLLLLLSIGVFQLALSSSINPLKIVHDDIPDNQLDLDDDLTAVEEEKHVRISTPKVKETPLPTTTSEKSRNAMGSSTQKTLSDNMLNDLMEASKHSEALSKDERFKQLLAKKLNSTASTTAEPVDDSYDDDYDNYDDYDYDMNYDQTATAANKKAKNKDKLAKKPIEMKPIKEDIKTSTAKAPVEDNKESNNIEFHDDNTVNEDDEDDDDDYDDEDDDEFENDNDIKDEEEVVFSEDVPCPRYCTCERNVNSYLVAYCSRIDTGTQKFGKDITDLVVTDVGPMYPILLGPNFFVDLGLKHVSTIKIANCTIEYLHPDAFNGLDELFSVNFTNVGLAIINPDTFAKNKKLRLLTISGNDLSVMSSVHYLLKSSSIEELDLSRNNLMELNPNAFSQLTNIIYINLSQNNLQKIPEGVFDKLETIEELDLSYNSLKTLPPTIFNRTALAILHLKYNSITNDLKFGNSNLQQLDLSFNQIHTVHQGMFDKMTGLTNLNLKGNGLTKIQPDSFMTLKNLRHIDLSINELDQVSSMIFFKNSELDVIRLNDNPRLSQLPTDGFRSYNGYFTVYYLDISNCAIGALGHKTFSTMPHLATLKLAWNNINNLERDTFASLKKLIDLDLSNNLIAKLDELIFMNNNDLTKLNLAGNPIHKLSVRLFLPLSKLRELDVSDCELKTLLTDNQFGVGRKYKFYETLKSFNASSNQIHKIHSNDVRNFKNLRSLDISHNPLKCNEDFQDFISYVSLNHQLMPHSMPTLANLELGDSQQIEIQSQAGWASLAHEVCKHEDLTHKKSMGVNKFEKRLQKADKDLDEDAKNLLNIMENNKLQKILKDSHHEILMNEDDINNAEEEKDDDESEYDEDDDDDDDENADNNQDDYDDYEKKADISKKIIDHGIRVEEIDLSKETNDRFLLDKFIADRKKHLEHSDNDEEDDDDDEEDDDDNDEEYIIERGHIYYSGYKFLVPIIIIITCVIILLIVIAKIISMVMRKRGERYRMSLLQAHTNSIVYQKLTEDIKPPKEPKQPKVHQYTPINQV